Proteins from a genomic interval of Oceanispirochaeta crateris:
- a CDS encoding bile acid:sodium symporter family protein produces MLLTKINNFFTKYLLLFILASLIGGFYFSETLIPFSDYLPYFLMFMVFVLGTSCSLQSLTDVVRKPKGFIVGLIILYIFIPFIGFAIGKVFYSSSPEYALGHFLLAVTPVAITSMIWTGFIGGNLVLSLALIFVVTIFSGFMIPLQISLFMGEVVEFDAIAMMLNLFKMIVLPVIAGIFMRYKAPAMVEKVSPGANLLNKIIMMIILSVNGAAVNPYIDSIDWHIIRMFLIVGLHLVLNYSVAFVLCWLTLGKDSKDLPSIIFTSGMRNNAAGVVIALQYFGAEVALPVIICIFLQQLSAGGVFSLLQKKFHHQVTSS; encoded by the coding sequence ATGCTGTTAACCAAAATTAATAATTTTTTTACTAAGTATCTTCTTCTTTTCATCCTCGCCTCTCTCATCGGTGGTTTTTATTTCTCCGAAACTTTAATCCCATTCTCCGACTATTTACCCTACTTTCTTATGTTTATGGTTTTTGTATTAGGGACTTCCTGCAGTCTTCAGAGTCTCACAGATGTTGTAAGAAAACCAAAGGGCTTCATTGTCGGTTTAATTATTTTGTATATATTTATCCCATTTATCGGCTTTGCAATTGGTAAAGTATTCTATTCAAGTTCTCCAGAATATGCTTTGGGGCATTTTCTACTGGCCGTTACACCCGTGGCAATTACGTCCATGATCTGGACTGGTTTTATCGGTGGTAATTTGGTTTTGTCTTTAGCACTTATTTTTGTTGTCACAATTTTCAGCGGATTTATGATTCCTCTTCAAATTTCTTTGTTTATGGGAGAAGTTGTTGAATTTGATGCAATTGCCATGATGTTGAACTTATTTAAAATGATAGTTCTACCCGTTATAGCAGGCATTTTTATGAGGTATAAGGCCCCGGCCATGGTTGAGAAGGTCTCTCCCGGTGCCAATTTGTTGAACAAGATTATAATGATGATTATTCTCTCCGTAAATGGAGCGGCGGTAAATCCTTATATCGATTCTATCGATTGGCATATTATCAGGATGTTCTTAATTGTAGGACTACACCTCGTTCTTAATTATTCCGTAGCCTTTGTGCTGTGTTGGCTGACTCTTGGAAAAGATAGTAAGGATCTACCTTCTATCATTTTCACTTCCGGTATGAGAAATAATGCTGCGGGCGTTGTGATTGCCTTACAATATTTTGGAGCCGAAGTGGCTTTGCCGGTTATTATTTGTATTTTTCTGCAACAGCTCTCTGCTGGTGGTGTCTTTTCTTTATTGCAGAAAAAATTTCATCATCAGGTTACGAGCTCCTAA
- a CDS encoding uroporphyrinogen decarboxylase family protein: MDTDELVSMYRGRLAFWGGLSTQKTLPFGTKEDVLKESQHLLELGKDGGYIFSPSHAVEGDVSLENILTFVEEAHRQLV; encoded by the coding sequence ATGGATACGGATGAACTTGTCAGTATGTATCGAGGCCGTTTAGCTTTCTGGGGTGGGTTGTCTACACAAAAGACCTTGCCATTTGGGACAAAAGAGGATGTGCTAAAGGAATCTCAGCATCTATTGGAGCTGGGAAAGGACGGAGGATATATTTTTTCTCCTTCTCACGCAGTGGAAGGGGATGTTTCCCTAGAAAATATTCTTACCTTTGTGGAAGAAGCGCATAGACAGCTAGTTTGA
- a CDS encoding uroporphyrinogen decarboxylase family protein: protein MDAIYFGDDWGQQHGLIMGPDYWREMIFPHLKRMYKAVKDYGKYILIHSCGDVDEVFPDLIDIGLF, encoded by the coding sequence ATCGATGCCATCTATTTCGGGGATGACTGGGGGCAGCAGCATGGACTGATTATGGGCCCTGATTACTGGCGAGAGATGATTTTTCCTCATTTAAAGAGGATGTATAAAGCCGTCAAGGATTATGGAAAGTATATTCTGATCCACTCTTGTGGTGATGTGGATGAAGTCTTTCCAGATTTAATCGATATCGGATTGTTTTAA